A single region of the Xenopus laevis strain J_2021 chromosome 4L, Xenopus_laevis_v10.1, whole genome shotgun sequence genome encodes:
- the lgals1.4.L gene encoding galectin-1 codes for MDMQPNAVIHKLNLTKGYTIEVRGIIDHDANRFAIELGKDADNVIIHFNPRFDYSVDKNIIICNSKHNNVWGSEQKEPAFPFQKGSETMIAFEFQNDIRVKLPDGRQFTFPLRVPEDVIQFLALYSFHIRSISIHFSAL; via the exons ATGGACATGCAACCA AATGCTGTCATACATAAACTCAACCTGACTAAGGGTTACACTATAGAAGTTCGAGGTATCATTGACCATGATGCTAACAG ATTTGCAATTGAATTGGGAAAAGATGCCGACAATGTTATCATCCATTTCAACCCTCGATTTGACTACTCCGTCGATAAAAACATTATAATCTGCAATTCAAAGCACAACAATGTGTGGGGGAGTGAACAGAAGGAGCCGGCGTTCCCCTTTCAGAAGGGCTCAGAGACCATG ATTGCCTTTGAGTTTCAAAATGACATTCGGGTGAAGCTGCCGGATGGCCGACAATTTACGTTCCCTCTTCGGGTACCTGAGGATGTTATTCAGTTCCTGGCTCTGTATAGCTTTCATATCAGGTCGATTTCTATTCATTTTTCAGCTCTTTAA